In the genome of Eschrichtius robustus isolate mEscRob2 chromosome 12, mEscRob2.pri, whole genome shotgun sequence, one region contains:
- the TMA7 gene encoding translation machinery-associated protein 7: protein MSLSAQSLQRFPISLKCPPPDRFRQRERNFRTRSQSAGPHGGIGSGGGTGSSASGGRVWGRGGRRHVGPRRLSVLVSHAGGKKKPLKQPKKQAKEMDEEDKAFKQKQKEEQKKLEELKAKAAGKGPLATGGIKKSGKK from the exons ATGTCTCTCTCTGCTCAAAGCCTGCAACGGTTCCCCATTTCTCTCAAG TGCCCGCCTCCGGACCGCTTCCGGCAGCGGGAGCGCAACTTCCGAACCAGGAGCCAATCTGCGGGCCCGCATGGAGGTATAGGCTCAGGGGGTGGGACGGGAAGCTCCGCATCCGGTGGCAGGGTCTGGGGAAGGGGCGGCAGGCGCCATGTCGGGCCGCGAAG GCTGAGCGTGCTCGTGTCGCACGCAGGTGGCAAGAAGAAGCCCCTGAAGCAGCCCAAGAAGCAAGCCAAGGAGATGGACGAG GAAGATAAGGCATTCAAGCAGAAACAGAAAGAGGAGCAAAAGAAACTCGAGGAGCTAAAAGCGAAGGCCGCGGGGAAAGGCCCCCTGG ccACAGGTGGAATTAAGAAATCTGGCAAAAAGTAA
- the CCDC51 gene encoding mitochondrial potassium channel isoform X1, producing MTGCSPVLAMRHVVGVSPVLVRRGLLGRDLIMTRTLCSPGPSQPSEKRPEEVALGLYHRLTALGGALGHSIQQRASSMAKTWWDRYEEFVGLSEVREAQGNVTEAEKVFMVARGLVREAREDLEGQQAKLKEVRDRLDRISRDDNQYLELATLEHRMLQEEKRLRMTYLRAEDSEREKFSLFSAAVRESHEKERTRAERTKNWSLIGSVLGALIGVAGSTYVNRVRLQELKVLLLEAQKGPVSLQEAIREQASSYSLQQRDLHDLMADLRGLVQAGPGQSSLSQAGTSPTRDRDTDVLSAALKEQLSHSRQVHSCLEGLREQLDGLEETLSQVAGVLQLAKAAAHPGLVEPADGALSGSLLEQGSMILGLLDMEQRLEAQVNRNTIYGTLVTCVTFVAILPVLYMLFRAS from the exons ATGACAGGGTGCAGCCCTGTGTTGGCCATGCGGCACGTCGTGGGTGTGTCTCCCGTACTGGTGCGGAGAGGCCTCCTTGGAAGGGACCTCATTATGACCAGGACTCTCTGCAGCCCAGGCCCCAGCCAGCCCAGCGAGAAAAGACCTGAGGAGGTGGCCCTTGGGCTGTACCACCGCCTCACAGCTCTGGGAGGAGCCCTGGGGCACAGCATTCAGCAACGAGCGTCCTCCATGGCCAAGACTTGGTGGGACAGATATGAAGAGTTTGTTGGACTCAGTGAGGTTCGAGAGGCCCAGGGAAACGTGACTGAG GCAGAGAAAGTGTTCATGGTGGCTCGAGGGCTTGTCCGGGAGGCTCGGGAGGACTTGGAAGGTCAGCAGGCCaagctgaaggaggtgagggaccgCTTGGACCGCATTTCCAGAGACGATAACCAGTACCTGGAACTGGCTACTCTGGAGCACAGGATGTTGCAG GAGGAGAAGAGGCTTCGTATGACCTATCTGCGTGCCGAAGACTCCGAGCGAGAGAAGTTCTCCCTCTTCTCTGCAGCTGTGCGGGAAAGTCATGAGAAGGAGCGCACTCGGGCTGAGAGGACCAAGAACTGGTCCCTCATTGGGTCAGTCCTGGGGGCCTTGATTGGTGTGGCTGGCTCCACCTACGTGAACCGTGTGCGGCTACAGGAGCTGAAGGTCTTGCTTCTGGAGGCTCAGAAGGGGCCTGTGAGCCTCCAGGAAGCCATCCGAGAACAGGCGTCCAGCTACTCCCTCCAGCAGAGGGACCTCCATGACCTCATGGCAGACCTGAGGGGCCTGGTGCAAGCTGGGCCTGGGCAGAGCTCTTTGTCCCAGGCAGGTACTTCCCCCACCcgagacagagacacagatgtccTTTCAGCTGCCTTGAAAGAGCAGCTCAGCCATTCCAGGCAGGTCCATTCATGTCTAGAGGGTTTACGAGAGCAGCTTGATGGCCTGGAAGAGACTTTGAGCCAAGTGGCTGGGGTGCTTCAGCTTGCAAAGGCTGCAGCGCACCCAGGCCTGGTGGAGCCGGCAGATGGGGCCCTGTCTGGGTCCTTGCTGGAACAGGGGAGCATGATCTTGGGGCTGTTGGACATGGAGCAGAGGCTAGAAGCCCAGGTCAACAGGAACACCATCTATGGCACACTGGTCACCTGCGTGACATTTGTGGCCATCCTGCCTGTGCTGTATATGCTGTTCAGGGCCAGCTAG
- the CCDC51 gene encoding mitochondrial potassium channel isoform X2, whose product MAKTWWDRYEEFVGLSEVREAQGNVTEAEKVFMVARGLVREAREDLEGQQAKLKEVRDRLDRISRDDNQYLELATLEHRMLQEEKRLRMTYLRAEDSEREKFSLFSAAVRESHEKERTRAERTKNWSLIGSVLGALIGVAGSTYVNRVRLQELKVLLLEAQKGPVSLQEAIREQASSYSLQQRDLHDLMADLRGLVQAGPGQSSLSQAGTSPTRDRDTDVLSAALKEQLSHSRQVHSCLEGLREQLDGLEETLSQVAGVLQLAKAAAHPGLVEPADGALSGSLLEQGSMILGLLDMEQRLEAQVNRNTIYGTLVTCVTFVAILPVLYMLFRAS is encoded by the exons ATGGCCAAGACTTGGTGGGACAGATATGAAGAGTTTGTTGGACTCAGTGAGGTTCGAGAGGCCCAGGGAAACGTGACTGAG GCAGAGAAAGTGTTCATGGTGGCTCGAGGGCTTGTCCGGGAGGCTCGGGAGGACTTGGAAGGTCAGCAGGCCaagctgaaggaggtgagggaccgCTTGGACCGCATTTCCAGAGACGATAACCAGTACCTGGAACTGGCTACTCTGGAGCACAGGATGTTGCAG GAGGAGAAGAGGCTTCGTATGACCTATCTGCGTGCCGAAGACTCCGAGCGAGAGAAGTTCTCCCTCTTCTCTGCAGCTGTGCGGGAAAGTCATGAGAAGGAGCGCACTCGGGCTGAGAGGACCAAGAACTGGTCCCTCATTGGGTCAGTCCTGGGGGCCTTGATTGGTGTGGCTGGCTCCACCTACGTGAACCGTGTGCGGCTACAGGAGCTGAAGGTCTTGCTTCTGGAGGCTCAGAAGGGGCCTGTGAGCCTCCAGGAAGCCATCCGAGAACAGGCGTCCAGCTACTCCCTCCAGCAGAGGGACCTCCATGACCTCATGGCAGACCTGAGGGGCCTGGTGCAAGCTGGGCCTGGGCAGAGCTCTTTGTCCCAGGCAGGTACTTCCCCCACCcgagacagagacacagatgtccTTTCAGCTGCCTTGAAAGAGCAGCTCAGCCATTCCAGGCAGGTCCATTCATGTCTAGAGGGTTTACGAGAGCAGCTTGATGGCCTGGAAGAGACTTTGAGCCAAGTGGCTGGGGTGCTTCAGCTTGCAAAGGCTGCAGCGCACCCAGGCCTGGTGGAGCCGGCAGATGGGGCCCTGTCTGGGTCCTTGCTGGAACAGGGGAGCATGATCTTGGGGCTGTTGGACATGGAGCAGAGGCTAGAAGCCCAGGTCAACAGGAACACCATCTATGGCACACTGGTCACCTGCGTGACATTTGTGGCCATCCTGCCTGTGCTGTATATGCTGTTCAGGGCCAGCTAG
- the CCDC51 gene encoding mitochondrial potassium channel isoform X3, with translation MVARGLVREAREDLEGQQAKLKEVRDRLDRISRDDNQYLELATLEHRMLQEEKRLRMTYLRAEDSEREKFSLFSAAVRESHEKERTRAERTKNWSLIGSVLGALIGVAGSTYVNRVRLQELKVLLLEAQKGPVSLQEAIREQASSYSLQQRDLHDLMADLRGLVQAGPGQSSLSQAGTSPTRDRDTDVLSAALKEQLSHSRQVHSCLEGLREQLDGLEETLSQVAGVLQLAKAAAHPGLVEPADGALSGSLLEQGSMILGLLDMEQRLEAQVNRNTIYGTLVTCVTFVAILPVLYMLFRAS, from the exons ATGGTGGCTCGAGGGCTTGTCCGGGAGGCTCGGGAGGACTTGGAAGGTCAGCAGGCCaagctgaaggaggtgagggaccgCTTGGACCGCATTTCCAGAGACGATAACCAGTACCTGGAACTGGCTACTCTGGAGCACAGGATGTTGCAG GAGGAGAAGAGGCTTCGTATGACCTATCTGCGTGCCGAAGACTCCGAGCGAGAGAAGTTCTCCCTCTTCTCTGCAGCTGTGCGGGAAAGTCATGAGAAGGAGCGCACTCGGGCTGAGAGGACCAAGAACTGGTCCCTCATTGGGTCAGTCCTGGGGGCCTTGATTGGTGTGGCTGGCTCCACCTACGTGAACCGTGTGCGGCTACAGGAGCTGAAGGTCTTGCTTCTGGAGGCTCAGAAGGGGCCTGTGAGCCTCCAGGAAGCCATCCGAGAACAGGCGTCCAGCTACTCCCTCCAGCAGAGGGACCTCCATGACCTCATGGCAGACCTGAGGGGCCTGGTGCAAGCTGGGCCTGGGCAGAGCTCTTTGTCCCAGGCAGGTACTTCCCCCACCcgagacagagacacagatgtccTTTCAGCTGCCTTGAAAGAGCAGCTCAGCCATTCCAGGCAGGTCCATTCATGTCTAGAGGGTTTACGAGAGCAGCTTGATGGCCTGGAAGAGACTTTGAGCCAAGTGGCTGGGGTGCTTCAGCTTGCAAAGGCTGCAGCGCACCCAGGCCTGGTGGAGCCGGCAGATGGGGCCCTGTCTGGGTCCTTGCTGGAACAGGGGAGCATGATCTTGGGGCTGTTGGACATGGAGCAGAGGCTAGAAGCCCAGGTCAACAGGAACACCATCTATGGCACACTGGTCACCTGCGTGACATTTGTGGCCATCCTGCCTGTGCTGTATATGCTGTTCAGGGCCAGCTAG